CGCGCAGGGGGAACATATGTCCGGGCATGGCAATATCTTCACGGGTAGCCGCCGGGTCTATCAAAACCTGCACTGTAGCCGCCCGGTCAGCCGCTGAAATACCGGTAGTAACTTTTTTACGGGCTTCCACCGAAACGGTGAACCCGGTGCTGTAAGGCGAGGTATTTTCCGTAACCATCATAGGTATTTTCAGCTGTTCAAGCCTTTCGGCAGTGAGTGAAACACAAATAAGGCCGCGGGCATTTTTTGCCATGAAATTTATGGCATCAGGCGTGACCATTTCAGAGGCCATGACCAAATCACCTTCATTTTCGCGGTCATAGTCATCTACTACAATAACAAAACGGCCGGCCTTTATATCTGCAATAGCATCTTCAACACGGGCATTAGGCATAAAATATACTCCCCCTGAAAAACTAAAATAGCTTAAAAACCGTTTTCGGCCAGAAACTCCGGGCTTATGCCCCGTTCTGTCCGGCACAGTTTCTCCACGTATTTACCTATTATATCAGTTTCTATGTTTACCGTATCCCCCGGCTTTAGCAGACCCAGATTAGTTGATTTGCCGCTCAGGTTCACCAGCGAAATGGAAAAACGCTTTGCCTGTAAATCTGTAATAGTTAAACTGACCCCGTTGACCGCCACAAATCCCTTATGAACCATATAACGGGTAAGGTCTTGGTCTGTTTCAAAGGTAAGCAGGCGGGCGCTGCCGTCAGGTACGGAGGAAACTAACCTGGCAGTGCCGTCTACGTGCCCCTGCACCAGATGCCCGCCCATTCGGCTGTTTAGAGTAAGTGCCCGTTCCAGATTTAGAGGTGAATCAGAAGACAGTTTGCCCAGATTGGAAAGACGCAGGGTTTCGGGCATGATATCCGCATGAAAAGAAGAACTGTCAAAACTGGTAACTGTCAGACAGACGCCATTGACCGCTATGCTGTCACCCACTTTCAGTGATTCCAGCACCAGCTTTGCCCCAATGTGCAAATAAGCGGGGTTTCGGGCTTTTAAAAAGCCAAGTTCCTCAACTATGCCTGTAAACACGGTTACTCCTTAATAACGTAACCGGAAATCAACACGTCCTGTCCGAATGCGGTAGTGGTAATATCCCGAAGCTTGGCTGAGTCTGTAATCAGCTCCGCCCCCAAACCCGCAACCGGTATTTTAGCGTCCTTGCCGCCTATTATTATGGGGGCGACAAATACCAAAACCTTGTCCACCAGTTTAAGGTCAAAAAGCGAACCCAGCACAATGCCGCCGCCCTCTACCAGCACACTGGTTACCCCGTTTTGCCCCAGATAACGCAGCAGGGATTTTAAGTCTACCAGCCCCCGTTCATCCGGCATTTCCACCACTTTTGCCCCGACCTCATCATACGCCTGTTTCTCTTCGGGGGTAAGCCCTTTGGCTACAGCTACAATGGTATTGCCGGGAACATGAAAAACGTTGGAACTCAAAGGTGCCCGGCCGTTATCATCAATAATTACTCTGGTGGGCTGGCAATGTGAAGTACCGCCCCGCCCGCAGTTTACTCTGGCTGTCAGGTGGGGGTCATCTTTGAGGATAGTATTAAGCCCGGCCATAATCACATCTGATATATGGCGGATATAATGGGCAAAATGACGGGATTCCTCGTTGGAAATCCACTTGGAATCACCGGTGCGGGTACCCGTTTTGCCGTCAAGGCTCATGGCGTATTTGGCAGTCACAAAGGGCATGCCGGTGGT
This sequence is a window from Dehalococcoides mccartyi 195. Protein-coding genes within it:
- a CDS encoding riboflavin synthase, which gives rise to MFTGIVEELGFLKARNPAYLHIGAKLVLESLKVGDSIAVNGVCLTVTSFDSSSFHADIMPETLRLSNLGKLSSDSPLNLERALTLNSRMGGHLVQGHVDGTARLVSSVPDGSARLLTFETDQDLTRYMVHKGFVAVNGVSLTITDLQAKRFSISLVNLSGKSTNLGLLKPGDTVNIETDIIGKYVEKLCRTERGISPEFLAENGF
- the ribD gene encoding bifunctional diaminohydroxyphosphoribosylaminopyrimidine deaminase/5-amino-6-(5-phosphoribosylamino)uracil reductase RibD, whose translation is MKYMSQALSLAKLAIGQVSPNPAVGAVIVKNGEVVGQGFTQPPGGDHAEIVALKQAAEKAKGAALYVTLEPCCHQGRTPPCTVAIIESGIKEVYIATLDDNPLVSGKGKKELEDAGIKVHLGMMEREARQMNEAYFKYITTGMPFVTAKYAMSLDGKTGTRTGDSKWISNEESRHFAHYIRHISDVIMAGLNTILKDDPHLTARVNCGRGGTSHCQPTRVIIDDNGRAPLSSNVFHVPGNTIVAVAKGLTPEEKQAYDEVGAKVVEMPDERGLVDLKSLLRYLGQNGVTSVLVEGGGIVLGSLFDLKLVDKVLVFVAPIIIGGKDAKIPVAGLGAELITDSAKLRDITTTAFGQDVLISGYVIKE